One stretch of Prunus persica cultivar Lovell chromosome G1, Prunus_persica_NCBIv2, whole genome shotgun sequence DNA includes these proteins:
- the LOC18793441 gene encoding protein ODORANT1 has product MGRSPCCDESGLKKGPWTPEEDQKLVQYIEEHGHGSWRALPKLAGLNRCGKSCRLRWTNYLRPDIKRGKFTEEEEQTILHLHSILGNKWSAIATHLDGRTDNEIKNFWNTHLKKKLIQMGFDPMTHQPRTDLFSGLSQLLALANLQDLMQQYQPLDIDQHAATLQADQAAQLAKLQYMQHLLQSVAYISSGENCSQNRNTADTDIEAFNLLNSLVPSIKENPILNSSQLENPSSFSLGYGGTSQPPHHQSLLPHDPQVPFSSLPSLNSNHEMGSNYTMVSQEDNPPHDHDDSPWFDNLMSPAPNSIPPTMTGMSISNPGGDVCCSTSSYGGRSSGSSSYWPELFLEDANYA; this is encoded by the exons ATGGGGAGATCTCCTTGTTGTGATGAAAGTGGCCTCAAGAAAGGACCCTGGACCCCAGAAGAGGATCAAAAGCTTGTGCAGTACATTGAAGAACATGGCCATGGAAGTTGGAGAGCTCTTCCAAAGCTTGCAG GTCTCAATAGATGTGGCAAGAGTTGTAGGTTAAGATGGACAAATTACTTGAGACCTGATATCAAAAGAGGCAAATTTACTGAAGAAGAGGAGCAAACAATTCTACATCTCCATTCTATCCTTGGAAACAA ATGGTCAGCAATTGCAACACACCTAGATGGCCGAACTGACAATGAAATCAAGAATTTCTGGAACACCcatttgaagaaaaagctGATCCAAATGGGTTTTGATCCAATGACCCATCAACCAAGAACCGATCTCTTTTCCGGTTTGTCTCAGCTTCTGGCCCTGGCAAACCTGCAGGACCTCATGCAGCAATATCAGCCGTTAGATATTGATCAACATGCTGCAACATTACAAGCAGATCAAGCTGCTCAGTTGGCCAAGCTTCAATACATGCAGCATTTGCTCCAATCTGTAGCCTATATAAGCAGTGGTGAGAATTGTAGCCAGAACAGAAACACAGCTGATACAGACATAGAGGCTTTCAATTTGTTGAACTCACTTGTTCCTTCTatcaaagaaaacccaattttAAATTCATCTCAGCTTGAAAATCCAAGCTCATTTTCTCTTGGATATGGTGGAACTTCTCAACCACCCCACCATCAAAGCCTACTGCCTCATGACCCACAAGTCCCTTTCAGTTCTCTACCATCTTTGAATAGTAATCATGAAATGGGCTCCAACTATACAATGGTCAGCCAAGAAGATAACCCACCTCATGATCATGATGACTCTCCATGGTTTGATAATCTTATGTCTCCTGCTCCTAATTCTATTCCTCCAACTATGACCGGGATGTCGATTAGCAACCCGGGAGGAGATGTCTGCTGCAGCACTTCAAGCTATGGAGGTAGAAGTAGTGGTTCTTCTTCCTACTGGCCTGAGCTCTTTCTTGAGGACGCCAATTATGCTTGA
- the LOC18791920 gene encoding mediator of RNA polymerase II transcription subunit 18 isoform X1 — MECVVQGIIETQHVEALEILLQGLCGVRRERLRVHEICLKSGPNLGAVASEVRLICNLEQTEPTWTVRHIGGAMRGAGAEQISVLVRTMVESKASKNVLRLFYALGYKLDHELLRVGFAFHFQRGTQITVTVSSVNKMLQLHATDEAVPVTPGIQLVEVTAPATSENYTEVVAAISSFCEYLAPLLHLSKPGISTGVVPTAAAAAASLMSDGGGEELSS, encoded by the exons ATGGAGTGCGTGGTTCAGGGAATTATAGAAACACAG CATGTTGAGGCCCTTGAGATTCTTCTTCAGGGTCTTTGTGGTGTTCGCAGAGAACGTTTGAGGGTCCATGAGATATGTCTTAAAAGTGGCCCGAACCTTG GGGCTGTAGCTTCAGAGGTTCGACTTATATGCAATCTTGAGCAAACTGAACCAACATG GACCGTAAGGCATATAGGAGGTGCAATGAGAGGTGCAGGTGCCGAGCAAATTTCAGTTCTAGTAAGAACCATGGTCGAAAGCAAAGCAAGCAAGAATGTGCTTCGCTTATTTTATGCACTTGGCTACAAGTTGGACCATGAGCTTCTGAGGGTGGGATTTGCCTTCCATTTCCAGAGGGGGACACAGATCACTGTGACTGTGTCATCAGTTAATAAGATGCTACAACTGCATGCCACAGATGAGGCTGTCCCTGTAACTCCCGGGATACAGTTGGTAGAAGTGACAGCCCCTGCTACATCTGAAAACTACACTGAAGTTGTAGCTGCAATATCATCTTTTTGTGAATATCTTGCAcc GCTCCTGCATTTGTCAAAACCGGGCATTTCAACTGGGGTTGTTCCTACTGCTGCTGCGGCTGCTGCATCTCTTATGTCAGATGGTGGGG gTGAAGAGTTGAGTTCCTAG
- the LOC18791920 gene encoding mediator of RNA polymerase II transcription subunit 18 isoform X2, producing the protein MECVVQGIIETQHVEALEILLQGLCGVRRERLRVHEICLKSGPNLGAVASEVRLICNLEQTEPTWTVRHIGGAMRGAGAEQISVLVRTMVESKASKNVLRLFYALGYKLDHELLRVGFAFHFQRGTQITVTVSSVNKMLQLHATDEAVPVTPGIQLVEVTAPATSENYTEVVAAISSFCEYLAPLLHLSKPGISTGVVPTAAAAAASLMSDGGGTTL; encoded by the exons ATGGAGTGCGTGGTTCAGGGAATTATAGAAACACAG CATGTTGAGGCCCTTGAGATTCTTCTTCAGGGTCTTTGTGGTGTTCGCAGAGAACGTTTGAGGGTCCATGAGATATGTCTTAAAAGTGGCCCGAACCTTG GGGCTGTAGCTTCAGAGGTTCGACTTATATGCAATCTTGAGCAAACTGAACCAACATG GACCGTAAGGCATATAGGAGGTGCAATGAGAGGTGCAGGTGCCGAGCAAATTTCAGTTCTAGTAAGAACCATGGTCGAAAGCAAAGCAAGCAAGAATGTGCTTCGCTTATTTTATGCACTTGGCTACAAGTTGGACCATGAGCTTCTGAGGGTGGGATTTGCCTTCCATTTCCAGAGGGGGACACAGATCACTGTGACTGTGTCATCAGTTAATAAGATGCTACAACTGCATGCCACAGATGAGGCTGTCCCTGTAACTCCCGGGATACAGTTGGTAGAAGTGACAGCCCCTGCTACATCTGAAAACTACACTGAAGTTGTAGCTGCAATATCATCTTTTTGTGAATATCTTGCAcc GCTCCTGCATTTGTCAAAACCGGGCATTTCAACTGGGGTTGTTCCTACTGCTGCTGCGGCTGCTGCATCTCTTATGTCAGATGGTGGGGGTACGACCTTATAG
- the LOC18792168 gene encoding cryptochrome-1 isoform X2 translates to MSGGGCSVVWFRRDLRVEDNPALAAGVRAGSVVCVFIWAPEEEGPYYPGRVSRWWLKHSLAHLDSSLRSLGTSLITKRSTDSVSSLLEVVISTGATQLFFNHLYDPISLVRDHRAKEVLTAQGIAVRSFNADLLYEPWDVNDVNGRPFTTFDAFWGRCLSMPYDPDAPLLPPKRIISGDTSRCPSDTLVFEDESEKGSNALLARAWSPGWSNADKALTTFINGPLLEYSQNRRKADGATTSLLSPHLHFGELSVRKAFHLVRIKQVLWANEGNKAGEESVNLFLKSIGLREYSRYISFNHPYSHERPLLGHLKFFPWIINQSYFKAWRQGRTGYPLVDAGMRELWATGWLHDRIRVVVSSFFVKVLQLPWRWGMKYFWDTLLDADLESDALGWQYISGTIPDGREFDRIDNPQFEGYKFDPNGEYVRKWLPELARLPTEWIHHPWNAPESVLQAAGIELGSNYPLPIVGIDAAKTRLQEALLEMWQHEAASRAAVENGTEEGLGDSSESTPIAFPQDIQMEENYEPVRNNLPATRRYEDQMVPSMTTSLVRVEEEESSLEIRNLVEETRGEVPTNEMVNQEPRRDTLNQGVLQTIRNNTLPQPNAAIGLQHAIEDSTAESSGSSRRERDGGVVPVWSPSTSSYSEQFASDDNSIGTSSYLQRHPQSHQIMNWRRLSQTG, encoded by the exons aTGTCAGGTGGTGGATGCAGTGTAGTCTGGTTCAGGAGAGATCTGAGGGTGGAAGATAACCCAGCTTTAGCTGCTGGAGTGAGAGCAGGAAGTGTGGTTTGTGTCTTTATTTGGGCACCTGAGGAAGAAGGCCCATATTACCCGGGAAGGGTGTCAAGATGGTGGCTCAAACACAGCTTGGCTCATCTTGATTCCTCTTTGAGAAGTCTGGGCACATCTCTCATCACCAAGAGGTCCACTGACAgtgtttcttctcttcttgagGTTGTTATTTCCACTGGTGCCACTCAGCTCTTCTTCAACCACTTATATG ATCCTATATCACTGGTTAGGGATCACCGGGCCAAGGAGGTTTTAACTGCTCAAGGCATAGCTGTGCGTTCCTTTAATGCGGATTTGCTCTACGAACCATGGGATGTTAATGATGTCAATGGTCGCCCGTTCACCACCTTCGATGCTTTTTGGGGAAGATGCCTTAGCATGCCATATGACCCAGATGCACCGCTTCTCCCCCCTAAGAGAATTATATCAG GTGACACATCAAGGTGCCCTTCTGATACATTGGTTTTTGAAGATGAATCAGAGAAGGGAAGCAATGCGCTTCTTGCTCGAGCTTGGTCACCTGGGTGGAGCAACGCTGATAAGGCTCTGACCACATTTATAAATGGACCATTACTTGAGTACTCTCAAAACCGCAGGAAGGCTGATGGTGCCACAACATCATTACTTTCTCCCCATTTGCATTTTGGGGAGCTAAGTGTGAGAAAAGCATTTCATCTTGTTCGCATCAAGCAGGTTCTTTGGGCCAATGAAGGCAACAAGGCTGGTGAAGAGAGTGTGAACTTGTTTCTGAAGTCTATTGGTCTTAGGGAATATTCAAGGTACATTAGTTTTAATCATCCTTACAGTCACGAAAGACCTCTTCTTGGGCACCTAAAGTTCTTCCCCTGGATTATAAATCAGAGCTATTTTAAGGCATGGAGGCAAGGTAGAACTGGCTATCCATTGGTGGATGCTGGCATGAGAGAGTTGTGGGCCACAGGCTGGCTGCATGATCGTATACGAGTAGTAGTTTCTAGTTTTTTTGTAAAGGTTCTACAGCTTCCATGGAGGTGGGGAATGAAGTATTTCTGGGATACACTCTTAGATGCTGATCTTGAAAGTGATGCTCTTGGTTGGCAGTATATATCTGGTACTATCCCTGATGGTCGTGAATTTGACCGCATAGATAATCCACAG TTTGAAGGTTACAAATTTGACCCAAATGGAGAATATGTGCGAAAGTGGCTTCCTGAACTTGCCAGACTTCCAACTGAATGGATACACCACCCATGGAATGCACCAGAATCTGTACTCCAAGCAGCTGGAATTGAATTAGGATCGAATTACCCTCTCCCTATTGTAGGAATAGATGCGGCGAAAACCAGGTTGCAAGAAGCATTATTAGAGATGTGGCAGCACGAAGCTGCTTCAAGAGCTGCTGTTGAAAATGGAACTGAAGAAGGGCTTGGAGATTCCTCTGAATCAACCCCAATTGCCTTTCCTCAAGACATACAAATGGAGGAAAATTATGAACCAGTGAGGAACAACCTTCCTGCCACCCGAAGGTATGAAGATCAGATGGTCCCAAGCATGACTACATCTTTGGTGAGAgttgaagaggaagaaagtTCATTGGAAATTCGAAATTTGGTGGAAGAAACCAGAGGGGAAGTGCCTACAAATGAAATGGTGAATCAAGAACCAAGAAGAGACACATTAAACCAAGGGGTTTTGCAGACTATTCGTAACAACACTCTGCCACAACCAAATGCCGCAATAGGGCTGCAACATGCTATTGAAGATTCCACTGCAGAATCTTCCGGTAGCAgtaggagagagagggatggaGGTGTAGTTCCAGTCTGGTCTCCTTCAACTTCTAGCTACTCGGAGCAGTTTGCGAGTGATGACAATAGCATTGGAACAAGTTCTTACTTGCAAAGACATCCACAGTCTCACCAAATAATGAATTGGAGGCGGCTATCTCAAACTGGGTAA
- the LOC18792168 gene encoding cryptochrome-1 isoform X1, which yields MSGGGCSVVWFRRDLRVEDNPALAAGVRAGSVVCVFIWAPEEEGPYYPGRVSRWWLKHSLAHLDSSLRSLGTSLITKRSTDSVSSLLEVVISTGATQLFFNHLYDPISLVRDHRAKEVLTAQGIAVRSFNADLLYEPWDVNDVNGRPFTTFDAFWGRCLSMPYDPDAPLLPPKRIISGDTSRCPSDTLVFEDESEKGSNALLARAWSPGWSNADKALTTFINGPLLEYSQNRRKADGATTSLLSPHLHFGELSVRKAFHLVRIKQVLWANEGNKAGEESVNLFLKSIGLREYSRYISFNHPYSHERPLLGHLKFFPWIINQSYFKAWRQGRTGYPLVDAGMRELWATGWLHDRIRVVVSSFFVKVLQLPWRWGMKYFWDTLLDADLESDALGWQYISGTIPDGREFDRIDNPQFEGYKFDPNGEYVRKWLPELARLPTEWIHHPWNAPESVLQAAGIELGSNYPLPIVGIDAAKTRLQEALLEMWQHEAASRAAVENGTEEGLGDSSESTPIAFPQDIQMEENYEPVRNNLPATRRYEDQMVPSMTTSLVRVEEEESSLEIRNLVEETRGEVPTNEMVNQEPRRDTLNQGVLQTIRNNTLPQPNAAIGLQHAIEDSTAESSGSSRRERDGGVVPVWSPSTSSYSEQFASDDNSIGTSSYLQRHPQSHQIMNWRRLSQTG from the exons aTGTCAGGTGGTGGATGCAGTGTAGTCTGGTTCAGGAGAGATCTGAGGGTGGAAGATAACCCAGCTTTAGCTGCTGGAGTGAGAGCAGGAAGTGTGGTTTGTGTCTTTATTTGGGCACCTGAGGAAGAAGGCCCATATTACCCGGGAAGGGTGTCAAGATGGTGGCTCAAACACAGCTTGGCTCATCTTGATTCCTCTTTGAGAAGTCTGGGCACATCTCTCATCACCAAGAGGTCCACTGACAgtgtttcttctcttcttgagGTTGTTATTTCCACTGGTGCCACTCAGCTCTTCTTCAACCACTTATATG ATCCTATATCACTGGTTAGGGATCACCGGGCCAAGGAGGTTTTAACTGCTCAAGGCATAGCTGTGCGTTCCTTTAATGCGGATTTGCTCTACGAACCATGGGATGTTAATGATGTCAATGGTCGCCCGTTCACCACCTTCGATGCTTTTTGGGGAAGATGCCTTAGCATGCCATATGACCCAGATGCACCGCTTCTCCCCCCTAAGAGAATTATATCAG GTGACACATCAAGGTGCCCTTCTGATACATTGGTTTTTGAAGATGAATCAGAGAAGGGAAGCAATGCGCTTCTTGCTCGAGCTTGGTCACCTGGGTGGAGCAACGCTGATAAGGCTCTGACCACATTTATAAATGGACCATTACTTGAGTACTCTCAAAACCGCAGGAAGGCTGATGGTGCCACAACATCATTACTTTCTCCCCATTTGCATTTTGGGGAGCTAAGTGTGAGAAAAGCATTTCATCTTGTTCGCATCAAGCAGGTTCTTTGGGCCAATGAAGGCAACAAGGCTGGTGAAGAGAGTGTGAACTTGTTTCTGAAGTCTATTGGTCTTAGGGAATATTCAAGGTACATTAGTTTTAATCATCCTTACAGTCACGAAAGACCTCTTCTTGGGCACCTAAAGTTCTTCCCCTGGATTATAAATCAGAGCTATTTTAAGGCATGGAGGCAAGGTAGAACTGGCTATCCATTGGTGGATGCTGGCATGAGAGAGTTGTGGGCCACAGGCTGGCTGCATGATCGTATACGAGTAGTAGTTTCTAGTTTTTTTGTAAAGGTTCTACAGCTTCCATGGAGGTGGGGAATGAAGTATTTCTGGGATACACTCTTAGATGCTGATCTTGAAAGTGATGCTCTTGGTTGGCAGTATATATCTGGTACTATCCCTGATGGTCGTGAATTTGACCGCATAGATAATCCACAG TTTGAAGGTTACAAATTTGACCCAAATGGAGAATATGTGCGAAAGTGGCTTCCTGAACTTGCCAGACTTCCAACTGAATGGATACACCACCCATGGAATGCACCAGAATCTGTACTCCAAGCAGCTGGAATTGAATTAGGATCGAATTACCCTCTCCCTATTGTAGGAATAGATGCGGCGAAAACCAGGTTGCAAGAAGCATTATTAGAGATGTGGCAGCACGAAGCTGCTTCAAGAGCTGCTGTTGAAAATGGAACTGAAGAAGGGCTTGGAGATTCCTCTGAATCAACCCCAATTGCCTTTCCTCAAGACATACAAATGGAGGAAAATTATGAACCAGTGAGGAACAACCTTCCTGCCACCCGAAGGTATGAAGATCAGATGGTCCCAAGCATGACTACATCTTTGGTGAGAgttgaagaggaagaaagtTCATTGGAAATTCGAAATTTGGTGGAAGAAACCAGAGGGGAAGTGCCTACAAATGAAATGGTGAATCAAGAACCAAGAAGAGACACATTAAACCAAGGGGTTTTGCAGACTATTCGTAACAACACTCTGCCACAACCAAATGCCGCAATAGGGCTGCAACATGCTATTGAAGATTCCACTGCAGAATCTTCCGGTAGCAgtaggagagagagggatggaGGTGTAGTTCCAGTCTGGTCTCCTTCAACTTCTAGCTACTCGGAGCAGTTTGCGAGTGATGACAATAGCATTGGAACAAGTTCTTACTTGCAAAGACATCCACAGTCTCACCAAATAATGAATTGGAGGCGGCTATCTCAAACTGG GTAA